The following are from one region of the Bacillota bacterium genome:
- the galT gene encoding galactose-1-phosphate uridylyltransferase encodes MSELRWNPILEEWVVTATHRQERTYKPPADFCPLCPTKDPAIPTEVPASDYDIVVFENRFPSFKPSPPIPAVEPTGLYKVAPAQGVCEVVLYTPEHSTTLTDQSIEKITDLVEVWTDRYRELGSLEYVKYVMIFENKGDVIGVTLHHPHGQIYAFPFIPPRPAKELESSGRHIKETGRCLFCDMIGEELKDGRRLVEGNEDFVAFIPFFARYPYEVHIFPRRHRSSLLEFEEPERRTFARMLKTVMMAYDNLFGFSFPYMMIMHQAPTDGGDYAHYHFHVEFYPPYRTATKLKYLAGCESGAGTFINDTLPEEKAEELRRSKPHYL; translated from the coding sequence ATGTCAGAACTCAGATGGAATCCTATACTCGAGGAATGGGTAGTTACAGCAACGCACCGCCAGGAGCGGACCTATAAGCCGCCGGCAGACTTTTGTCCACTTTGCCCGACGAAGGACCCGGCCATCCCGACCGAGGTCCCGGCATCGGACTACGATATAGTGGTCTTTGAAAACAGGTTCCCTTCGTTTAAGCCCAGCCCTCCTATCCCCGCGGTTGAGCCCACCGGGCTTTACAAAGTCGCCCCCGCGCAGGGGGTGTGCGAGGTCGTGCTTTACACGCCTGAGCATAGCACCACCCTGACGGATCAGAGCATAGAGAAAATCACCGACCTGGTGGAGGTGTGGACCGATCGTTACCGGGAGCTCGGAAGCCTGGAATATGTCAAATACGTTATGATTTTTGAAAACAAGGGGGATGTAATCGGGGTTACCCTGCATCACCCGCACGGTCAGATATATGCCTTCCCATTTATTCCCCCGCGCCCGGCGAAGGAGCTCGAGTCGTCGGGCAGGCACATAAAAGAGACGGGCCGCTGTCTTTTCTGCGACATGATAGGCGAGGAATTGAAGGATGGGAGGCGCCTCGTGGAGGGAAACGAGGATTTTGTCGCATTTATTCCGTTTTTTGCGCGTTACCCATATGAGGTCCACATATTCCCGAGGCGCCACAGGAGCAGCCTCCTGGAATTCGAGGAGCCTGAGAGACGGACATTTGCACGGATGTTAAAAACGGTAATGATGGCCTACGACAATCTATTTGGGTTCTCCTTCCCTTACATGATGATAATGCACCAGGCGCCGACCGACGGTGGGGATTACGCTCACTACCACTTCCACGTGGAATTCTACCCGCCCTACAGGACCGCCACGAAGCTCAAATACCTGGCGGGGTGCGAGTCCGGTGCAGGCACGTTCATAAACGATACCCTGCCGGAGGAGAAGGCGGAGGAGCTCAGGCGAAGCAAACCACATTATTTATGA
- a CDS encoding small, acid-soluble spore protein, alpha/beta type, producing the protein MSPKKDNDELRTKKSLDKLKWETTEQLGLSDDLKDPDELSVREAGKIGGKMVRKLVKTGEEALARESARKTEKNLKSE; encoded by the coding sequence ATGTCACCCAAGAAGGACAATGACGAGCTTCGTACAAAAAAATCCCTTGATAAGCTGAAGTGGGAGACCACCGAGCAGCTCGGCCTGAGCGACGACCTCAAAGACCCGGATGAGCTGAGCGTCCGCGAGGCGGGGAAGATTGGTGGCAAAATGGTTCGCAAACTGGTAAAAACAGGTGAGGAGGCGCTGGCCCGGGAGAGCGCCCGAAAAACTGAGAAAAATTTAAAATCTGAATAG